Genomic DNA from Peribacillus simplex:
TTTTATCTACTTGAATGCGGACAATTTGAAGCGGATGGCGGGCTGCCTCCAGCTCCTTACCTGACTCATCCCAGATCGTACCGATTTTTTGAGTGAAGTTTTCGATTTCCGGTCCAAAAAACTCGACTTCATCCCCAGGCTTGAAGAAATTACGTTGCTGCATGGTAACGATTTTAGTTTCCTCATTGTAATCAAGCACCAATCCTGCGAAGTCGAAGCGAGTCTTTACGGTATGATTCCCGAACATTTGTTGTTTATACCCAGGAATTTCCCCTTCCATGAACGATGATGCCGTCTCACGGTTCGCACACTTATCAAGCTCTTCCAGCCATTCTTGTTTAATCTTGAAATTGTCGGGATCGGCACAATACGCATCAATCACTTTACGATAGACGCTGACAACTGTTGCAATATAATGGATCGATTTCATTCTTCCTTCGACTTTTAAGCTGTCTATGCCAATTTCAATCATGCCTGGCAGTGATTCAATCAGCTTCAAGTCTTTTGGACTCATTGCGAATGGAGCATCTTCTTTATCGAATAAAGCCTTTTCCCCGTCTTGATCCAACTCATATAAATCATAATCCCAACGGCAAGACTGACAGCAGCCGCCGCGGTTCGAATCACGTGCCGTCATATGGTTCGAAAGCGTGCAGCGTCCAGAATAGGCAATGCACATGGCCCCATGAACGAAAGCCTCGATTTCGATATCGACCTTCTCCTTCATTTCACGGATTTCATCAGCACTCGTCTCACGTGCCAAAACTACCCGTTCCAAGCCTTCCTCTTTCCAATACTGAACAGCCTTCCAGTTCGAAAGCGATTGCTGCGTGCTTAAATGGATCTCGACGTTCGGAGCGACCCTTTTGCATGTTTCGATGATTAATGGATCGGCGACGATGATACCATGTACCCCAGCCTCCTGAAGACCTTCCAGGTATTCATCCAGACCATCGATATTTTCATTATGTGCGAAGATATTTGTAGTTACATATACTTTAGCACCATACTTATTAGCGAATTCGACGCCTTCCTTCATTTCCTCAAACGTGAAGTTGCCTGCATTGGAACGAAGACCATATTCCTGACCGCCAATGAACACGGCATCCGCGCCGTAATGGACGGCAATTTTTAATTTTTCAAGGTTGCCGGCCGGAGCCAGCAATTCCGGTTTTTTTACAATGACTCTCTTTCCATCAACGATCTTGGAAATTTTATCAGCAATAGCATTCAAGGCTATTCCTCCTCTTTCTCTTACCCTTTTCTTTAATAAACCGATTCTTTAAAGAAGAATCCGGTATCCAACTCACGGTTATCCGGCTGAATCGCTTTGACTTTTTCAAAAAGTTCCGATTTCATATCATCATAGCGGTCAGGGTCTTCAGCACATACGTCAATCGCTTCCCGATATAACTTTGTCATTTCAATGATATATTCCGGTGTTTGTAATAATCCTTCGATTTTCAGTGAATCGATTTCCGCTTCAATCAATTCCTGAAGTTCATCAATCATGCACATATCGTTCGGACTCATGATATGTGTACCATTTTCATCTTCATAAATCGGATATTTATTTTCACGTTCCTTATCATGCAAGAACATATTTCTATGTTCCTTCCGATTTTCCACTTCCAATGCCTTGCCTTGGTATTCAAAGTAATTGCCAAGGAGCGTACGCTTCGATTGGAACATGCATGTCATGCCATGCACTTGGACTTCAATCTCCACTTCGGCATTTTCCTTCATTTCGACTATCTCGTCCAGACTTATCTCACGGGCAGCAACGGCACGGACAGCACCGCGTTTCCCCCAATAATTACATGTGTACCAGTTCGTTACCGTCATCTCTGTATTCCAGTGCAGGGGCATATCAGGTGCCACGGCACGGACAGCCATCAAGACTGCGGGATCACCGAAAATGATCCGGTCGGCACCAGCCTCTTTAAGGAATGTGACATACCCTTCAAGCTCGTCCACTTTTTCATTATGGAAAATGGCGTTCATGGATACGTACACTTTCTTGCCCGCGGCATGTGCTAGCTCAATCGCCTTCTCTACATCTTCACGTTTGAACTCCCCTGCCAGCCTTAGCGCATAACGTTGTTCGCCAATGACGAAGGCGTCGGCGCCAGCATCGATGAGTTTCGTTATATGATCGACACTTGTCGGAGTCACAAGTAATTCAGGCTTTTTCATTTTTGTCACCTCTATGTTTACTAATGGCCACACCATCACCAATCGGCAAAATTACAGTATCGAAGTTGGGATGGTCATGTAACCAGATGTTAAAGTCTCTGATTTTTTTAATAAGAGCTCGCTTTCTTCTCGTCATTTCCATTTCTTCAATGTTTTCAGCAACCAAGCCTTTAAATAAAACATTATCAGTAATGATAATGCCAGCACCGGCAAGGAATGGTTCAAACAGTTCAAAAAATCGCTTGTACTGCCCTTTAGCCGCATCAACGAAGATGATATCAAACGGACCGTGTTCCATCACTTTCGGGCCCGCTTCAAGAGCATCCCCTTCAATGAGGGTGATCCTTTCCGACAGTCCCGCCTTCTTGAAGTTAGCCCTTGCCTGCTCAATACGGGCTTCATTCCGTTCAAGTGTGACGATTCGAGCTTCCGGAAGGGTCTCAGCCATCCTAATGGCCGAATAGCCAATTGCCGAACCCACTTCCAATATCGCCTTTGGCTGATGAAGCCTTAAAATCTGAAGCAGTACCTCAATGCCTTCGGGCTCCATGATCGGCACATTATTTTCCATCGCAAAATCTTCCAACTCCTTAAGCAAACCCGTACGCTCCGGAATTAAGGAATGAAGATATTGTTCTATTTTTCCGTTCAAAACGTTTCCTCCATTTATAAGGAAAACAAAAGCGCTTGGTCAGTAACATGAAAAAATTGATTGGGCAATTTCTTCACAAGGAGCTGAAACAAGTATGCTTGACGATCTACATTTCCTTATCTTTCAAAATAAAACCCGGCATTCGCCGAGTTACGTCACCGATTTAGAATCGGATCAAAAATTCACTTGTACTATTCTATCATAAAAACAAGGGGAAAGTAATATCTCTCCCCCCACAGTCTCATTGCTATTTTTTCATTTAGGCTGTTTTCGCATACTTTGTTGCTAACCAAGTATTGCGGTGTGGTTGATCTCCTCTCCATTGCTCGCTTTCCGCGGGGCGGGCGGTGAGCCTCCTCGGCTTAAACGCCTGTGGGGTCTCACCTGTCCCGCTGCTCCCGCAGGAGTCTCGCAATCCGTTCCAATCAACCTTAAATCGTTTCGTTATAAAAACAACAATCTTTACGAAAAGAGCTTTCATTTATTTATTGGAAATATGCTCTGCCTTTTTGTTATTGTGGTCATCCAAGGTCTTGGAGTAAAGGACTTCCCCTTCAGGTGTTGCCAAAAAGTACAGATAATCCGTTTTCTCAGGCTTCAGTACCGCATCGATCGATGTCGTTCCGGCATTGGCAATCGGTCCTGGCGGCAGCCCCTTGTTCTTATACGTATTATAAGGGGATTTCACCTCAAGGTCTTTATAATACACCCTGCTCTTATGTGAACCCTTTGCATACAAAACGGTCGGATCCGTTTGAAGCGGCATACCTTCCTCAATACGATTGTAAAAGACGGAAGCTATTTTTCCGCGATCGACTTGCGCCGTCGCCTCTTCTTCAACAAGCGAAGCGAAGGTCAGCATCTGGTGTACGGAATAATCGTTCTTGTCCATTTGGCTCTCGTAAGCCTGCAATGTTTCTTCCGTTTTCTTCAGCATCTCGATGACGATCGATTCCAGGGTCGGCTTTTCCTCATAAAAGTCATAAGTAGCCGGGAAAAGGTACCCTTCAAGCGGATATAGAACCTTTTCATTTTCAATTTCCGAGGTCAGGAGCTGCGGAAATTTCTCTTGCATGGAATTTACGAACTTCTTATCATTCAATTTCTTAAAGACCTTTTTCGGATCTTCACCCGTCTTCACTGCGATGATATCGGCAATTTGGATAAGCTGCTTTCCTTCAGGAATCGTTATCTTCATTGCAGCTTCCTTCATGAGTTTTCCGGTTTTGATGCTTGTGACGATATCTTCAATTGGCATGGAAGGTGATAATTTATACTCCCCTGCCTGAAAACCGGATTCATTGCGGAATTTAATATAATATTTGAATACGCGTGCGTCCTTGATTATTCCCTGCTCTTCAAGCAGTGTTGAAATTCCGTTAACGGAAGAACCGATTGGGATTTTCACTTTCTTGATGGTGTCATCATCCGGATCGACTGGTTTCATGGCTGAGTTGATATATAAAAAGCCCACAAGACCAACGATCCCAATTAGTAAAATAAGCGAAGCTATCGTAATCATGATGATTTTACGAACCAGCTTGGCTTCTCCTTGCTGTTCTAACAATTTCATTCGGATGTGATCCTTTTTAGATAAATTTTTATCTTTTTCATCCATTTTCATTCCCCCTGCAAACTCACACCAACTACAGATTGGTTTCTAGATGATGCTTTCTCTAATTAATCTTTGCTTCGAACATTATACTAAAATCAACAAATAATTACATGTTTTTTGCAAAACTACATTCATCAATACTCTATTTATGGCAAAAATGCACTACTTTTGTCAATATTCAGATGTTATTTAACAGGAAAATAGTGATATCTAATTTCTACAGCTTAAAAGATGCACTCTACTTTGTTCCCTTCCCGGATTAGGGATTTCAGGAAATGACAGGAATATTCATGTAGGAATGATACTATTCATTTAAGATGAAGAAAGGTGTGAAGGAGTTGGATAATTCTTATTTTGTAGGTTGGGGGACATTGGCGCTCATAAACGCCGGACTTGCTCAAGGTAAAAATAGGACGGCGTTGAATTGGTTCTTACTATCATTATTTTTGGGTCCGCTCGCTACATTTATACTTTTATTCGCAGAGAAAAGATAAGGCGTTACTGGTACTTAAATGAAAAAACCGGCCTTTTAAGGGCTTTCCAGGCACTCGTTTTCCGCTGGCGGTCCGGGAGCCTCCTCGGCGCCTTTGCGCCTTCGGGGTCTCCCCTTGACACGCTTTTCTAAGCATGAGTCTCGCACACCTATTCCAATCAACTTGCCCCTTTTGTCAAAAAAAGAACCGACCTTTAGGGGCCGGTTTTTTCCAATCTTATTCTTCTTCCGCTTCTTCTTGGTCAAGGAATGTATTTAACATTTCTTCGACAAGATCCCATTCTTCTTCTGTTTCGATCGGTGTAAGTTCACCATCTTTATTATCTTCGCTTGGTACGAATGATGAAGCGTGGATTTCAATTTCTTCCTCGTCATCTTCTGCAGACATCGGATAGTAAAGTACATAAGATTTGTTGAATTTATCTGAATCGAATGTGAAAAGGATTTCGCAAAGCTGCTCGTTTCCGTTTTCATCTACTACTGTAATGTTGTTTTCGCCGTGTTCCATTAGTATTCACCTCATATTGAATTTGTTTGTCTGTCCAAGAATCCTTGCAGGATCATGACAGCTGCCATTTTATCAATGACTTTCTTGCGTTTGCTTCGGCTCACGTCCGCCTCAAGAAGGACACGTTCAGCCGCCATAGTTGTCAACCGTTCATCCCAGAGAAACACCGGCAGCTTGAATTTGTTTTCTAATCGCTTAGCGAAATCTTGGCTGATCTCGCCTCGCGGTCCAACAGTCCCATTCATGTTTTTAGGTAAACCGAGGACAATTTTAGAAACATCATGCTCTTTTATAATTTCATTGAGGCGTTTAAAGCCGAAGTCATTTCCAGCTTCGTTAATTTTGATCGTTTCCAATCCTTGTGCAGTCCAGCCCATCGCGTCACTCAGGGCGACGCCGATGGTTTTTGAACCTAAATCAAGTCCCATTGTGCGCATTAGTATTCCTCTCGATGGTTCTTAAGATACGACTTAACCAATTCTTCGATGATTTCATCGCGTTCAAGCTTACGAATAATGTTCCGAGCATCCATATGGCGCGGGATGTAGGCCGGGTCACCAGATAATAGATAACCGACAATCTGGTTTATCGGGTTATAACCTTTTTCCTGAAGTGCAACATATACTTGAGACAATACTTCTTGTACATCTCTTTCGAATGGTTCTTCGGGAAAATTAAATTTCATCGTTTTATCAAAGGAACTCATTAACATGCAC
This window encodes:
- a CDS encoding IreB family regulatory phosphoprotein, with the protein product MSSFDKTMKFNFPEEPFERDVQEVLSQVYVALQEKGYNPINQIVGYLLSGDPAYIPRHMDARNIIRKLERDEIIEELVKSYLKNHREEY
- a CDS encoding peptidase U32 family protein encodes the protein MNAIADKISKIVDGKRVIVKKPELLAPAGNLEKLKIAVHYGADAVFIGGQEYGLRSNAGNFTFEEMKEGVEFANKYGAKVYVTTNIFAHNENIDGLDEYLEGLQEAGVHGIIVADPLIIETCKRVAPNVEIHLSTQQSLSNWKAVQYWKEEGLERVVLARETSADEIREMKEKVDIEIEAFVHGAMCIAYSGRCTLSNHMTARDSNRGGCCQSCRWDYDLYELDQDGEKALFDKEDAPFAMSPKDLKLIESLPGMIEIGIDSLKVEGRMKSIHYIATVVSVYRKVIDAYCADPDNFKIKQEWLEELDKCANRETASSFMEGEIPGYKQQMFGNHTVKTRFDFAGLVLDYNEETKIVTMQQRNFFKPGDEVEFFGPEIENFTQKIGTIWDESGKELEAARHPLQIVRIQVDKRVYVNNMMRKEN
- the mltG gene encoding endolytic transglycosylase MltG, with the protein product MDEKDKNLSKKDHIRMKLLEQQGEAKLVRKIIMITIASLILLIGIVGLVGFLYINSAMKPVDPDDDTIKKVKIPIGSSVNGISTLLEEQGIIKDARVFKYYIKFRNESGFQAGEYKLSPSMPIEDIVTSIKTGKLMKEAAMKITIPEGKQLIQIADIIAVKTGEDPKKVFKKLNDKKFVNSMQEKFPQLLTSEIENEKVLYPLEGYLFPATYDFYEEKPTLESIVIEMLKKTEETLQAYESQMDKNDYSVHQMLTFASLVEEEATAQVDRGKIASVFYNRIEEGMPLQTDPTVLYAKGSHKSRVYYKDLEVKSPYNTYKNKGLPPGPIANAGTTSIDAVLKPEKTDYLYFLATPEGEVLYSKTLDDHNNKKAEHISNK
- a CDS encoding O-methyltransferase; protein product: MNGKIEQYLHSLIPERTGLLKELEDFAMENNVPIMEPEGIEVLLQILRLHQPKAILEVGSAIGYSAIRMAETLPEARIVTLERNEARIEQARANFKKAGLSERITLIEGDALEAGPKVMEHGPFDIIFVDAAKGQYKRFFELFEPFLAGAGIIITDNVLFKGLVAENIEEMEMTRRKRALIKKIRDFNIWLHDHPNFDTVILPIGDGVAISKHRGDKNEKA
- a CDS encoding peptidase U32 family protein; protein product: MKKPELLVTPTSVDHITKLIDAGADAFVIGEQRYALRLAGEFKREDVEKAIELAHAAGKKVYVSMNAIFHNEKVDELEGYVTFLKEAGADRIIFGDPAVLMAVRAVAPDMPLHWNTEMTVTNWYTCNYWGKRGAVRAVAAREISLDEIVEMKENAEVEIEVQVHGMTCMFQSKRTLLGNYFEYQGKALEVENRKEHRNMFLHDKERENKYPIYEDENGTHIMSPNDMCMIDELQELIEAEIDSLKIEGLLQTPEYIIEMTKLYREAIDVCAEDPDRYDDMKSELFEKVKAIQPDNRELDTGFFFKESVY
- the ruvX gene encoding Holliday junction resolvase RuvX, translating into MRTMGLDLGSKTIGVALSDAMGWTAQGLETIKINEAGNDFGFKRLNEIIKEHDVSKIVLGLPKNMNGTVGPRGEISQDFAKRLENKFKLPVFLWDERLTTMAAERVLLEADVSRSKRKKVIDKMAAVMILQGFLDRQTNSI
- a CDS encoding DUF1292 domain-containing protein, translating into MEHGENNITVVDENGNEQLCEILFTFDSDKFNKSYVLYYPMSAEDDEEEIEIHASSFVPSEDNKDGELTPIETEEEWDLVEEMLNTFLDQEEAEEE